The sequence AGAAAGGGGAGTGCGTATGGCTTCATGTGGTTGTTCTTGTTTGGCGTATATATGTGACATAGTTACACCAAAAAGCGATACTGGTATTTTGGTAAGTTAGGTAGCGGTAGGCGTCGCTCGGCCTGATTCGCCCGTAGCCAGACGGCGCCTCAAACCGACAGCGCTCATCAACGAAAAGAGGCTGCCCGGCCTAGCGCCAGACAGCCTCGTCGGAAAACTCGTTGACCAGATCAGGTACGTTACTCGGCGCGCAGTACTTCCAGCGGGGGGCGGGTCAGCACGTCGCGGCTGTTGAGCAGGCCAATCAGCATGGTTAGTGTCGTGACCACCACCACGACGATCAGCATCGGCCAGCCACTTGGCGCGTAGGGCATCTCGAACACATACCTGGCCAGCCCCCACGTACCCAGCACCGATAACGCGATGCCCGACAGCGACGCCAGCCCGCCTAGCAGGCCGTATTCGATGAGGGTGATGTAAAGAATCTGCTGCCGGTTGGCCCCCAGCGTGCGCAGCAACACGCTTTCCTGCATCCGCTGGTACTTGCTGATCACCACCGAACTGCCCAGCACCACCAGCCCCGTGACGATGCTGAAGAGGGCCATGAACTGAATAACGAACGAAATTTTGTCCAGAATGTCGTCCAGCGTTTTCAGGATGAGCCCAAGGTCGATAGCCGACACGTTGGGAAACTGACTCACCAGTGCCCGCTGAAACCGCGCCGACGTTTGGGTATCGGGCACGCGCGTCATGAGTACGCTAAACTGAGGAGCCTGCTCCAGCACCCCATTCGGGAACACAACCAGAAAATTGGTCTGGACCCGGTTCCAGTCGACGGTGCGGGTGCCACCCACGACAGTTTCGACCGGCGCGCCCTGCACGTTGAATACCAGTTTATCGCCCAGTTTCAGGTGCAGCCGTTTCATGAAATCGTCTTCAAAGGTCACGGCGGGCATACCGTTGGCCAGCGCCTGTGGCTTGCCCGAACTCAACTTTTCCGACTCGATGAGCGAGTCGCGGTACGTAACGCGGTATTCGCGGTTCAGCGCCCATTCGGGAATGTGCAGGGCCGTATCTTTCCGAATCTGAGCCAGCCCGCGCCCGTTGATGCTTTCCAGCCGCATGGTCACGATGGGCACCTGCTGCACCACCGGCAACCCCGACTGTTGCACCAACTGGCGGACGCCCGCTGTTTGTTCGCGCTGAATATCGAACAGCACCATATTGGGCCGGGGTGCGCCGCCCTCCCCGCCGCTAGCCGAAAACTGCACCCGGCCCAGCAACAGCGTTTGGGTGAGGTAAAGTGTTGTGATCAGAAACGCGCCCAGCCCAATGGAAATGAGCAGGATCAGCGTCTGGTTCTGGGGCCGGTACAGGTTGGCCAGGCTCTGCCGCCACACGAAACTCCAGCCCGTCGGGAAGAAGCGCCGCACCGCGGCCATCAGTAATTGCCCCATACCCGCCAGAATACCAAAGCTAAGGGCAATGCCGCCTGCGAAGCCAAGCGCCAGTTTCCAGTCGTGCGTTTGCCACCAGGCAAAACCCGTCACGAACACACCGATCAGCACCACCACGACGGCCTGCAACGGGTCGCGCCCACTGATGTCGGCGTCGTACGATGAACGCAGCGTGCGCAACGGCGACACGTTGCGGATCAGCAGCAGGGGCAGGGCGGCAAACAGCAGCGCGATCAGCAACCCCGTGGCTACGCCCTGTAGGATGGACGACCACGACAGGGTAGTGGTGACCGCAACGGGCAGAAACGAGCCGAACACGACGGGTAGTAGCCACTGCACCACCGAGCCGACGGCCGCCCCCAACACGGCCCCAAACAAGCCCATCAGGGCCGTCTGGGTTAGGAAAATCAGAAACGACTGCCAGCCACTCGCACCGAGCGTACGCAAAATGGCGACCGACGTGATCTTCTCCCGCACGTAGAGCTGCACCGCACTGGCCACGCCCACGCAGCCGAGCAGCAACGCAATGAAGGCTACCAGATTCAGGAAGCGGTTGAGGTCGGTGAAGGCCCGGCCCGTCTGCCGTTTGCGTTCGGCGACGGTATCGGTGGTCAGGCCGGCTTTGTCGAGGGTGGGTTCGAGCCGTTTGATGAGGGCTGGTACGTCGGTGCCTTTGGCGAATTTGTAGTAAAACTTGTAGTTGACGCGGCTGCCTTTCTGCAACAGGTTGGTTTGGTTCAGGTACGTTGCCGGCACGAACACGGTAGGGGCAACGGCGGCGGTAGCGGCGGTCGCACCGGGCGTTTTCAGCACCCGACCCGCTACCAGAAACGACACCTCACCCACCCGGACCGAGTCGCCCACGTTGGCCCCAAACTGCACCAGCAGGGCATCGTCGACCAGCGCCACGCGTGGTGTGTTTGTCTGCCGAAACTGCGCCACGGCCGCGGCCGGTTCGACCTCCCAGGTGCCGTAGTAGGGAAAGCGGCCTTCGAGGGCTTTCACCTGCGCCAGCCGCACTCCGCCCGAGCGCGGAAACAGCACCATCGAGGCAAACGCCGTTTCGCTGCTGCGCTCATTGCCAATGCCCTGTAGCAGATTCAGCGTTTTTTGGGTAGGCCGCTGATTGGCCGTAACCGTGAGGTCGGCTCCGAGCAGTTCCTGCGCTTGCTCGTCGATGCTGCGGGCGAGGTTATCGCCAAACGAGTTGATGGCCACCAGCGCCGCGATGCCCAGCACAATGGCTGAGATAAATAGCAACAGCCGTTGCCGACTGCGCCGACTATCGCGCCAGGCCATGTTTAAGATGAATGACATAAGATGAAAAGGGTTGGGGGCATTAAGCTTCGCGTCATTGGTGGTCATTCGTAGTCATTGATAGGCATTGGTTGTTTTACAATGAATCACAACCAATGACAATGAATGACGCCGTAGGCAAATGACCATTAATGACAACGAATGACCACTAATGACCACTAATTGAATACCGTATCTTCCACAACGTGCCCGCCCCGGATGCGGATCATGCGGCCGGTTTTGGCGGCCAGCTCCAGGTCGTGCGTGACCACGACGAGGGTCGTGCCGGCTTCGCGGTTCAGCTCGAAGAGTAAGTTCTCGACGGTGGCGCTCGTGTCTTCGTCGAGGTTGCCGGTGGGTTCATCGGCAAATAGAATGGCAGGCCGGTTGGAGAACGCCCGGGCGAGCGACACCCGCTGCTGCTCCCCGCCGCTCAGTTGCAGCGGGTAGTGGTGGCTCCGGTTGCCCAGCCCCACGCGGTCGAGCAAATCGCGGGCGATGCGCTCGGCCCCGCGCTGCCCGCGTAGCTCAAGCGGTACCATCACGTTTTCGAGCGCCGTTAGGGTAGGCAGTAGCTGGAAATTCTGAAAAATAAAGCCGACATGCTGGTTACGCACCGCCGCCCGCTGATCCTCGTTGAGGGTATCGAGTTGCACGCCATTGAGCCAGACGCTGCCCGATGTGGCCCGGTCGAGGCCCGCGCAGAGGCCCAATAGAGTGGTTTTGCCGCTACCGCTGGGACCAACGATGGCAAACGTATCGCCCGGCTGTAAACTGAAACTAACGTCGTGTAGAACGGTAAGCGTCTGACCGGCACTCTGATAGGTCTTGGTCAGGTTATCAACGCGTAAACTCATAAGTCAGGTTGTCTGGAAACACAGCGCCTACTGCCCGGTGTTGTTTGGGTATAACTGTATTGACTTTATTTTCGTCGCGGCCAACCCACAGAATTGGGCTGATCGGTCAGAATGCGGTACAAACTGCTTCGCAGAAGCGGCAAACCCGTGTTTACGCGCCCAATCCACAATACGTACTGCTTATGCATGAAACCGTACTCTTGGCCCTGGGCCTGCTGCTCACCATGTCGTTGCTAGCGACGTTGGCACACCGGCTGCGGGTGCCCACCCCCATTTTTCTGGTCGTGGGTGGGCTACTTATCAGTCTGCTGCCCGGCGTTCCGCGCATTGTGCTCGAACCAGACCTGATCTTTCTGGTCTTTCTACCGCCACTGCTTTACGAAGCCGCCTGGTTTGCTTCGTGGCGCGAACTCTGGCGCTGGCGCCGTATCGTGCTGGTGCTGGCGTTTGGGCTGGTGATACTGACGGCAACGGCTGTGGCCTATACGGCCGTCTGGGTTATTCCCGGCTTTACGCTGGCGCTGGGTTTTCTGCTGGGGGGCATTATTTCGCCGCCCGATGCGGTGGCGGCTACCTCCGTGCTCCGCGACGTCGACGTACCCAAAAGCAGCGTTAGTATCCTCGAAGGGGAAAGCCTCATCAACGACGCGGCCAGCCTGATCGTGTTCCGGTTTGCGCTGAGTGGCGTCGAGACCGGCACCTTCGACTGGCAGGCGATTGCGCTTTCGTTTGTCTCGGTTACGCTAATCGGCGTGGCAGTCGGGCTGGGTGTGGCTGGTGTATTCTACTGTTTGTACCGCTGGCTTAACCTGCAACTGCGCATTAGCATCTTGTTTACGTTTATTGCGCCCTATATCATGTACCTGCTTGCCGAAGAGTTGCACGGGTCGGGCGTCATTGCCGTGGTGAGCGGGGGGCTTTTTCTGTCTACACAGAGCCATCAGTTGTTCAACCACTCGATGCGGCTGCAAAACTCATCCATGTGGGCCACCATTATTTTCGTGATCAATGGCATTGTCTTTACGCTCATTGGCCTGGAGCTCCCCGTCATTCTCGACGAACTGAAGCAATACAGCTACCCGTTGTCTACGTCGCTCGGATACGGCCTGCTGATGGCCGCTCTGGTTATTGTCGTGCGGCTGGTGTTTTCGCTCTTCGCGTCCGTTTTTACCGACATCGCCGGACGGTTTATCACCGTGGCGGTACGTAACGTGGGCTGGCGGGGACCAATTGTGCTGGGCTGGGCAGGCATGCGGGGCGTGGTGTCGCTGGCGGCGGCCCTGTCGGTGCCGTTGACGCTGCCCAACGGAGTCGATTTTCCGCAACGGCCCCTGCTGTTGCTCATCACGTTTGTCGTGATCCTGGTCACGCTGGTGTTGCAGGGCCTGACGCTGCCGATGCTCGCCCGCTGGGTACGTCCCCAGGAACTCATCGACCGCCTGCCCGAAGACGTACAGGAAAAACTGATCAAACAGCAATTGCAGGAAGCTGCCCTTCGGGAGCTGAACCAGCACTACCAGGATAAGGTAGCAGATAACCCGCTGATGGCCGATCTGAAACGCCGCCTGGAGACCTTTTTGTTTGCGGCGAAGCTGACCAACTCGCCCGAAGACCGGCAGTTGCTCACTACTTACAAAGAGGCCACGGAGCGGCTGCATCAGGCCAAACGGGCGGAACTGACGCGGTTGGGGAAGGAGCAAAAAATGGATAAGGAAGTGCTGATGAAAGCGGAAGCCCAGCTTGATCTGGAGGAAGAAAAACGCGATCATCCGATTCGCTAGCGTTTCCGTTTGCCTGAGTCGATCAAGCTCGGACGGTCGCACGCAAACGGAAACGCGTATTCGTGGGTTAACTAAAGCGAAACGGTCGTTTGCCCTTCGACCAACCTGAATCTATGCAAGTCATTACCCGCGTTACGGCGCTACTCCTGCTGGCTGGCTTTTTGAGCTGCCAGACCAAAACCGATACGGCTACCCAAACCACCACGGCCACCGATTCTACGGGGACCACCGCCTCAACGGCTTCGACCAAAAAAGTAATTGTTTTCTTCGGGAACAGCCTGGCTGCCGGGTATGGCCTCGACAACACCGCCGACGCCTTCCCGAACCGGATTGGCGCGCGGATCGACTCGTTGGGCTTGCCCTACCGGGTGGTCAACGCCGGACTAAGCGGCGAAACCACCGCCGGTGGCCGTAGCCGCGTAGGCTGGATTCTGCGGCAGGCCGGACGTGGCACCGCCGTCGACGTTTTCGTGCTCGAACTGGGCGGCAACGATGGCCTGCGCGGCATTCCGCTCAAGTCGTCGCGGGAGAACTTGCAGGCCATTATCGATACCGTCCGGCTACAAAACCCGCAGGCCCGGGTCGTGATTGCCGGGATGCAGATTCCGCCCAACCTGGGCCGTACCTACACCACCGAATTCCGCGAGCTGTTCAAAGAGCTGGCGACCAAAAACAAGGCCGTGCTGATTCCCTTTCTGCTCGAAGGAGTGGGCGGTAACCCCAAACTGAATCAGCCCGATGGTATTCACCCCAACGTACAGGGCCACCGCATCGTGGCTGAAACCGTCTGGCAGGTGATTGGCCCCATGCTCCAGGCGAGCTAAGGAAATTGGGAGCCGTGGCGTAGGGCTAATGCCCTGCCCGTCGACTTGGCGTCAGCTATACGCCCGCATTTATAATGCGCATGGCTAGTGATGCTCGCTTCACAATAAAATGAGGGAAAAACAGTACCCTTATTAGTATCCCTTCGGTCCTCATGCAAAAGCTATTCATTACCCTACTCGGCCTGTTTGTGGGCGGGCAAGCCGTATTGGCTCAGTCTACGTCGCCCGATTACCGGCCGCAGTACCATTTTACACCGCCTCAAAACTGGATCAACGACCCCAATGGCTTGGTCTATTACGACGGCGAATACCATTTGTTTTACCAACATAACCCGTTCGGCAACGAATGGGGACATATGAGCTGGGGGCATGCCGTCAGTCCCGATCTGCTGCACTGGGAGCACCTGCCCGTAGCGATTCCCGAGTTTACCAACCCCGACACCAAAGCGCAGACGGCCATTTTTTCGGGCAGTTCGATGATTGATAAAGGTAACAAAAACGGCCTCTGCCCAACCGGCACCAAAGACTGCATGATCGCGGTGTATACCGGCAATGTGACGAAGGGCGATCAGCAACTGGCGCAGTACCAGAATCTGGCCTACAGCGCCGACAAGGGACGTACCTGGACGCAGTACGCCAAGAACCCCATCGTCGACATTGGCAGCAAGGAGTTTCGTGACCCAAACGTGTTCTGGTATGCGCCGCAGCAGAAATGGGTGATGGCCACCGTGAAGGCCACCGAGCACCGGGTCGCGCTGTACGAGTCGAAAGACCTGAAAAACTGGCAGTTCATGAGCCATTTCGGGAACGTGGGCGATACCACCAAGGTATGGGAATGCCCCGCGCTGATGCCGGTACCCATTCAGAACGAAAAAGGCAAAAGCCGCTGGGTGCTGTTCATCTCGGCGGGCCATCCGCAGGCCGATTACGTGGGCATGCAATACTTTGTGGGTACGTTCAACGGCAAAGAGTTCAAGCTCGACCCGGCTAACCCCCGGCCCATTGCGCCCAGCGTCATGAACGTGGTCGATTGGGGAAAAGACTATTACGCAGCGATTCAATACAACAACCTGCCGACCGAACAACGCGGCCCGGTGATGATTGGCTGGCTCAACAACTGGGCCTACGCTAACCACCTGCCCACTACGCCGTTCAAGGGAGCGATGTCGCTGCCCCGGCAAATCAGCCTGAAGCGAACCCGGACGGGCCTTCAACTGATTCAGCAGCCCATCGAGGGCGTGACGCGCCTGCGCGGCGACCGGCGGATTCAGAAGATTCTGCGCCTGACCAACCAGAGCCAGCCGCTCGATCAAACGACGAGCAATGCCTACGAACTGGAACTGGAAATTGTACCCGGCGCGGCCAAAACCGTGGGGCTGAAACTGGCCAAAGGGCCCAAGTCAGAAACCATCCTGCAATACACCGACGGTCTGTTGCAACTGGATCGCCGCCGCTCGGGTAACGTGTCGTTCGATAAACGATTCCCAAGCATTGAAGAAGCCCCGGTCGCCTTGCAGAATGGTGTGCTTAAGCTGCGCATCTTCATCGACAAGTCGATCATCGAAGTGTTTGCCAACAACGGCGAACGCGTCATTACGGATCAGATTTTCCCCAATCCGGCCACCGGCGACACACCCTCGGGCGGCATTGAGCTCTTTGTCGATGGGGGCAGCGCCGTGTTCAGAAACATCACCCGTTGGACGTACAAGAAGCCGTGAAGTAGTCCAATGTTCAAGGTCCAATGTCCAAGTCTTAACGTTGGACCTTGAACATTGGACTACAAACTAACCTCCTGCTTGCCGGGTACCAGGTTCAGGCTGCGGCCCTGCCAGCGGAGGGTGCCGCGCAGACCGGGCGGGAGGGTTACGTTGCCTCGTAGCGTGCCGGTCGGGGTTTTCTCAAATCGGACCGAAATATCGCCGCTGGGGTGGGGGAGGGTGCCTTCGGCGCTCGCCAACGTACCCAGATAGGGCTCAATCTTCACCGACCGGAAACCAGG comes from Fibrella aestuarina BUZ 2 and encodes:
- a CDS encoding ABC transporter permease encodes the protein MSFILNMAWRDSRRSRQRLLLFISAIVLGIAALVAINSFGDNLARSIDEQAQELLGADLTVTANQRPTQKTLNLLQGIGNERSSETAFASMVLFPRSGGVRLAQVKALEGRFPYYGTWEVEPAAAVAQFRQTNTPRVALVDDALLVQFGANVGDSVRVGEVSFLVAGRVLKTPGATAATAAVAPTVFVPATYLNQTNLLQKGSRVNYKFYYKFAKGTDVPALIKRLEPTLDKAGLTTDTVAERKRQTGRAFTDLNRFLNLVAFIALLLGCVGVASAVQLYVREKITSVAILRTLGASGWQSFLIFLTQTALMGLFGAVLGAAVGSVVQWLLPVVFGSFLPVAVTTTLSWSSILQGVATGLLIALLFAALPLLLIRNVSPLRTLRSSYDADISGRDPLQAVVVVLIGVFVTGFAWWQTHDWKLALGFAGGIALSFGILAGMGQLLMAAVRRFFPTGWSFVWRQSLANLYRPQNQTLILLISIGLGAFLITTLYLTQTLLLGRVQFSASGGEGGAPRPNMVLFDIQREQTAGVRQLVQQSGLPVVQQVPIVTMRLESINGRGLAQIRKDTALHIPEWALNREYRVTYRDSLIESEKLSSGKPQALANGMPAVTFEDDFMKRLHLKLGDKLVFNVQGAPVETVVGGTRTVDWNRVQTNFLVVFPNGVLEQAPQFSVLMTRVPDTQTSARFQRALVSQFPNVSAIDLGLILKTLDDILDKISFVIQFMALFSIVTGLVVLGSSVVISKYQRMQESVLLRTLGANRQQILYITLIEYGLLGGLASLSGIALSVLGTWGLARYVFEMPYAPSGWPMLIVVVVVTTLTMLIGLLNSRDVLTRPPLEVLRAE
- a CDS encoding ABC transporter ATP-binding protein gives rise to the protein MSLRVDNLTKTYQSAGQTLTVLHDVSFSLQPGDTFAIVGPSGSGKTTLLGLCAGLDRATSGSVWLNGVQLDTLNEDQRAAVRNQHVGFIFQNFQLLPTLTALENVMVPLELRGQRGAERIARDLLDRVGLGNRSHHYPLQLSGGEQQRVSLARAFSNRPAILFADEPTGNLDEDTSATVENLLFELNREAGTTLVVVTHDLELAAKTGRMIRIRGGHVVEDTVFN
- a CDS encoding Na+/H+ antiporter, whose protein sequence is MHETVLLALGLLLTMSLLATLAHRLRVPTPIFLVVGGLLISLLPGVPRIVLEPDLIFLVFLPPLLYEAAWFASWRELWRWRRIVLVLAFGLVILTATAVAYTAVWVIPGFTLALGFLLGGIISPPDAVAATSVLRDVDVPKSSVSILEGESLINDAASLIVFRFALSGVETGTFDWQAIALSFVSVTLIGVAVGLGVAGVFYCLYRWLNLQLRISILFTFIAPYIMYLLAEELHGSGVIAVVSGGLFLSTQSHQLFNHSMRLQNSSMWATIIFVINGIVFTLIGLELPVILDELKQYSYPLSTSLGYGLLMAALVIVVRLVFSLFASVFTDIAGRFITVAVRNVGWRGPIVLGWAGMRGVVSLAAALSVPLTLPNGVDFPQRPLLLLITFVVILVTLVLQGLTLPMLARWVRPQELIDRLPEDVQEKLIKQQLQEAALRELNQHYQDKVADNPLMADLKRRLETFLFAAKLTNSPEDRQLLTTYKEATERLHQAKRAELTRLGKEQKMDKEVLMKAEAQLDLEEEKRDHPIR
- a CDS encoding arylesterase, whose amino-acid sequence is MQVITRVTALLLLAGFLSCQTKTDTATQTTTATDSTGTTASTASTKKVIVFFGNSLAAGYGLDNTADAFPNRIGARIDSLGLPYRVVNAGLSGETTAGGRSRVGWILRQAGRGTAVDVFVLELGGNDGLRGIPLKSSRENLQAIIDTVRLQNPQARVVIAGMQIPPNLGRTYTTEFRELFKELATKNKAVLIPFLLEGVGGNPKLNQPDGIHPNVQGHRIVAETVWQVIGPMLQAS
- a CDS encoding glycoside hydrolase family 32 protein gives rise to the protein MQKLFITLLGLFVGGQAVLAQSTSPDYRPQYHFTPPQNWINDPNGLVYYDGEYHLFYQHNPFGNEWGHMSWGHAVSPDLLHWEHLPVAIPEFTNPDTKAQTAIFSGSSMIDKGNKNGLCPTGTKDCMIAVYTGNVTKGDQQLAQYQNLAYSADKGRTWTQYAKNPIVDIGSKEFRDPNVFWYAPQQKWVMATVKATEHRVALYESKDLKNWQFMSHFGNVGDTTKVWECPALMPVPIQNEKGKSRWVLFISAGHPQADYVGMQYFVGTFNGKEFKLDPANPRPIAPSVMNVVDWGKDYYAAIQYNNLPTEQRGPVMIGWLNNWAYANHLPTTPFKGAMSLPRQISLKRTRTGLQLIQQPIEGVTRLRGDRRIQKILRLTNQSQPLDQTTSNAYELELEIVPGAAKTVGLKLAKGPKSETILQYTDGLLQLDRRRSGNVSFDKRFPSIEEAPVALQNGVLKLRIFIDKSIIEVFANNGERVITDQIFPNPATGDTPSGGIELFVDGGSAVFRNITRWTYKKP